TTTCTTTGCTTTCTTCTTCTCTTTCATCCTCGCGCGCGTTCATCTCGTCGGTGCGCAGGACCCAGGCTTCGGGAATCTTGCAGGTGAGGGCGAGGGATTTGTTGTGATAGACGCCGTTGATTACTGCGCCATCGTCGAGAATGGAGTCGGCGGTCTCCCGCTTGACTGGCTTTCCGGCTTTCGAGGACGATGACGGACTTTGCGCGGCGGCGATCGGCGCGAGCAATAGGGCCGCCGCTAGTATCAGCCCGCGATCAGACATTCTGCACGACAACAGCATACTGCAATCTTACCGGATCGAAAGCTGACAAAAAGCCGCACTTCTCGCAAAAGACGCGAGAAATGGGGCACCCTGGTCCGGTCCGGTTCAGGAATAAGCAACACCAAAAGCGGCGGGCAAGAGCGCCCGCCCCACACGATCAATTCAAGTCGAGTGTCAGGCGGCTTTGCCCATGACTGGCTGAGTGCAGTGGGCGCAGCGGCGGGCTTCGATGGGGATTTCGCTGAGGCATTCGGGACATTTCTTGGTGGTGGGATCGGGTGGTTTTTCGCCGCGGTGCATGCGGGCGACCAGAGCATTGATCGGCAGGACGACGAAAAAATAAACCGCCGCTGAGATCAGGATGAACGAGATGCAAGCATTGATGAAGTTATCCAGTGGAAACGCGACGCCGCGTATTGTGAACTGCAGGGTCGAGAACTTTTCTCCGCCGCCGGTAGCCAGCTTGATCAGCGGATTCAGGAAAGCCGAGGTGAGGCCGCCAACCACGCCGGCAAAAGCGGCGCCGATGACGACGCCGACGGCCATGTCCACA
The Candidatus Sulfotelmatobacter sp. DNA segment above includes these coding regions:
- the mscL gene encoding large conductance mechanosensitive channel protein MscL; the protein is MLDGFKKFILRGNVVDMAVGVVIGAAFAGVVGGLTSAFLNPLIKLATGGGEKFSTLQFTIRGVAFPLDNFINACISFILISAAVYFFVVLPINALVARMHRGEKPPDPTTKKCPECLSEIPIEARRCAHCTQPVMGKAA